The sequence GGTTCCGGTGCCCGGCCGGCCCCGGCCGCCGCCAGGCGTCCCGGTGCCGGTGTTGCCGGGCAGGGTCGGGCGGTTCGGCGCGGAGCCGCGGCGGCCGCCGCCCGGCGCTCCGGACCCGCTGCCCGGGCCGCCGGCGCCGGGGAGCGTGGGACGGTTCGGCGCCGGGCCGCGCGGACCGCCGGAGCCCGGCAGGGTCGTCCGTGGCGCGTTCGGCCGCGCTCCCGGGTTCGGTGCGCTCCGGCCAGGGTGACCGGCCGTGGCCCGGGCCTGGTCACCGGCGGCACGGCCGGACCGGGCGTCGCCGGGGCGTTCGGTGCCGTGCTGACGGGCGGGGCGGTCGGCGGTGGGGCGACCGGCGCGGCAGCGCCGCCAGCGAGACCGACGCCCTCCGGGAGGTTGGCTGGCGGCGGGGCCGTCGGTCCGGGCGGTGTGGCGTCCAGGTCAGGTCGGGTTGGCAAATCCGCGCGGGGCGGCATGCTCGGCCGGTTCGGCCCGGCGACGGCCCCGGGTGCGCCCGGTGGGGGTGCTCCCGGAACGCCGGGGCCCGGCACGTTCCCGGGGGTGTTGATGACCGCGTCCGTCGGGCCCTTGAACTTGCCGCCGCGGGAGATGTTGGAGATGTACACGTCGATGTAGAGGTCGGCCAGCGGCTTGGCGATGTTCTTGGCGCGCTGGTGGAACTCGCTCTGCACGTCCTCGTACGACCTGCCGTCGTTCCCGTTGATGCCGGGCATCCAGTCGACGAGGTCGGGCGCCTGGAAGCCCTCGTCGTCCGACCGGCGCTCCCCCTGCCGGGTCTGTTCGGCCTGGTACTCCTGCCAGAGCGTCTTCATCTCCCGCTGGGCGGTCTCGATCTTGCTGGCGACCTGGTCCAGCCCGGTGGCGTTGTTGGTGGCCACGTCCTTCCACTCGTCGAGCGAGTGCAGCGTCGCGCCCACGCGGGACATGAAGACGCGTGCCGCGGGCGACTGCCACCGGGCGTCCAGCGAGTCGGCGTGCCGTTTGAGGTTGTCCCGGGTGGCCTGTAGCAGGCTGGCCGCCCGCCGCCACATGTCGGCGAGCGCCGTGGTCCGTTCGTCGCTCTCCTTGCGGACGTACTCCCACATCTGCTCGATGTTGACCGAGTCCCACGCCGTCGGCTCGTACGGCGTGGCCTGGGCGGCCCGCTCAGCCGCGTAGTCGTCCGACACGCCCGAGTACATCTGGTAGCTGTTCGGCTGCCAGCCGTAGTAGTCG is a genomic window of Micromonospora tarapacensis containing:
- a CDS encoding WXG100-like domain-containing protein, whose protein sequence is MTGDYYGWQPNSYQMYSGVSDDYAAERAAQATPYEPTAWDSVNIEQMWEYVRKESDERTTALADMWRRAASLLQATRDNLKRHADSLDARWQSPAARVFMSRVGATLHSLDEWKDVATNNATGLDQVASKIETAQREMKTLWQEYQAEQTRQGERRSDDEGFQAPDLVDWMPGINGNDGRSYEDVQSEFHQRAKNIAKPLADLYIDVYISNISRGGKFKGPTDAVINTPGNVPGPGVPGAPPPGAPGAVAGPNRPSMPPRADLPTRPDLDATPPGPTAPPPANLPEGVGLAGGAAAPVAPPPTAPPVSTAPNAPATPGPAVPPVTRPGPRPVTLAGAHRTRERGRTRHGRPCRAPAVRAARRRTVPRSPAPAARAAGPERRAAAAAAPRRTARPCPATPAPGRLAAAGAGRAPEPGRAPRPPATVEPATAGLHRRTPPRCRTGTSSGRATAEPRRPARCRAGRPAPGGFPGDRPVRPAAGRQAQGRRCATRSERACRSRRRPPGAHHRAGPVAGRPTRRTGHAGPAQGRPARRGAGDLGVRRR